tatacttttaatatgaaaattatacagGTGTGTATAATGTATGTTAaacatgcataaatatatattacacagaatatatacatattatatgtatattatacatagtTTATGTTaaaagtgtatatatgtatgtatttcccaGTTGAAAGCTagaggactggggcacctgggtggcttggtcggttaagcatctgacttcagctcaggtcatgatctcgcaattggtgagtttgagccctgcgtccagcacagtgctgacagcttggagcctagagcctgtttccaaattctgtgtctccctctctctctgcccctctcctgctcatgctctgtctctgtctctcaaaattaaataaatactaaaaaaaatttttttaaaaaagatagctAGAGGACTTAAGGATATTAAAACAAACATGACCTCTTAAATAATTCCTCAGACAGGAGACTCCAGACCAGACATTGACAAAgcttttctgtgaagggccaacTAGTAAACATTTTAGGTGTTTTGGTCTATGTAGATTTTGTCACAACCATTCAACTTGACCATtgcagcacaaaagcagccattgATGATGCATATGTGATGACATttctatgttccaataaaactttatttatggacactgagatttaaatttcatatatttttttcaaatatgtttcacctgtcacaaaatattttttaaaaattttttccagcCTTTTAAACATGCAAACATCATTTTTAGTTTGAGAGATGTAAAAATCATAGGGATCAGCCATATGTGGCTCATAACCAGTGGTTTACAGACTTCTCATCTTGACATAACCCCTTAGGATTACCCAGGCAGGATGGCCAGGTCTCAGGCTGGGTGTGGATTGGGGTCAGTTAGGAAAACAAAGCTGTCACACCAAGAGGCCAAAGGGGACACAATGGGCATATCATCCACGGCAGCAATAAGGACTCTCTATTAGCTCTTTGCACTACGGAAGAAAGAGTGAATCTGGATTTCTGCCTATCTCCTGAGCTTGAAAATTCCTTCCATCTGACTTCTCTATGTTTAGTATATTTTAGTTTGGGATGccagttttctttctctactcttGGTCCTGTTgatgaaaaaaggagagagggatgccaatattttaatatgtttttattttccttctatgaTGTGTTAGCATTGATAATGGTGGTAACAACAGTTATAGAAAATCACCAGTTCTTAACAGAAAGAAAGCTATTATCAAGATCCAAAGAGCTATCTTTCAATTCTATATTTGTTATTAACCACCTGAGTGATGTCAGTTTACCTATTTGTAAAGGGAGAATCTTGGAGATTTGTTCTAACTGTATGAATGCATGACAGTTCTTATAAACATCACTTCATTGAAAGCCTTAAGGTAGGAAATAAGTTTCATTAAATATGTTGGAAAGTTATGGAAAGATATGTTAAAGTAGGGAAAAAGcagattaaaagaataaattcatgtttgtatttttgtatttactgagttttttttagtaaaatgttCAGGATAAATTCAGCTacagtattattttatgtttatttttctgtaagcaTCCATAATTTAACTAAAGGACCTCTGATTTGCATTCATTTccttgaaagaaaagataagaaacacattttttaaaaaacaccaaaaaacccaaaacctgtgAATTAAGACCTTAAACCTGCAGATGGTGCTATGATCCCATTAGGAAATTCAGTTATGCTTTCTAGTTTATattcataggaaaaaaatgcGGTCCTTTGATTTGGTTTATCTTTATCCAgaagtaataaaattgaattatttctcttacttttgtgttttattatcaTAATGGGAGAAGCTGTTTTTGCCACTGGAAAAAGCTAATGTAGTTACTCTTTGTGAATGCTAAATGCTTTTCTAGACCAAATAATAATcaacttttatgtcttttttcatttaaatttttctgcttATCGTTCAGCATTAGTTTTTCTGTTACTTTCAATCAACTTACTTTGCTGTTTCTGTTCTTCAATAAAGTTGCTTCACTGAGAATTGAGTGACGAAGAGCTAAGGATAAAACATTCCACATGAGAACCGTTTCAACCTCTAGTTTGTAATAATCAGGTAAAAAAAGATTTCCTGGAATTAAGCCCCAGGAACTCTGGCTTAAGTCAGAGCTGTCAACTGGGAAACAAATTTCcagacattttgaaatttaattcatttaatttttcttgtaaCTGGATTAGAAAATATGATTAAGCATAGCAGGATATTCTCTTACTGGATCAGTCTGGCTTTGAATTAAGCTGTagatactgaatttttaaagcagaagaaagaaagggggattCAGAGTCTTTCTCCCTTGAGGAACTTAggaacaaaaatgtaaaagaatacacacactggaaatttaaaagaaaattatgggaAAGATGGTGTTTTACTTTGTTGTCCATGAAGTTGTTCATGTGGCTGTATTTTTACCTGAAACTCTGATTGAATGTATGATAGTCTAATTTGAATTAAAGCCCcacaaacagaaatgaagaatttaTCAAAGTACTCCACAGATGCTTTCCAACTAGTTCTTTGAAACCTGCCAGTTGACTAAGTTGGAAATGTTCAAAAAGCTGGTGTGGCTGTGTATTTAGGGATGAAGGgcagaaacaaaataattctatatGGTGCAAAGACTTATTATACAATTGAtgaaaatttcttcctttatgaaagaaggaaaatttatatatatatatatatatatatatatatatatatatactggatcagtatatatatatatatatatatatatatatactgcctGATAGCTTATTTTTTGGATTATTTGAGATCATGTATGTGAAAGTGCATTGGAATTGTGATATTTTGTACAAATGTAAAATAGCAGTACCACGACTACTTTTGACAACAGTGTGCATATGGCACTATTTTAGAGTCTTTCAGAAACTTTTATCTTGAGATTAGTTTCAACACAAAGGAAATGtaataatagaaaaatggaaaattatttctggatgcttttaaaattaggatAGATCTCAAGAAAGACTAAATCGGGATCTATGTGAAtagcataaaaaattttaaaggctttaGAACTGATATTTAATAATAAAGGGGAATTATGAATTTGTAGACAAAATTAACAtaagtatttgggtttttttctacatttgtttCTACACATAAAACTCCTGTTTTCTGAAGGAACCCCAGTGGCCCTGGCTATAACACTaaccatttttcttatttcattactACTAATCAAAGATTAAAACATTTCATATTAAGCTTGgtaccttttttttgttgttcacataaagaaaactaaatttcctCTTTATATCTTACATCTTGAAGTTACTcactataaatttatataaatcagACGTAATGACAATTTAATAAGAACACAAGCCCTATTCATCCTGTGGGAGTACTACTGTGACGTCTTTCAGAGAGCTTTGTGATTGCTCAGCCCTAAGTGTAAGCCCTATAAAATGATGGGCTTTGAAATGCTGGTCAGAGTGGAGTGAAAGGCAGTTGCCTGCAATAATAGCCAACCAGAACCAAGTTCTGGTTCAGCTCTGAGAGCAGAGAACTGGTGGAAACTTTCTCGGCCTCAGAGGACTTCAGCACCTAAGACAGCTCCAAGAATCTCCTTCGATTATAGAAAGCTCCCAAGGAACACTACTTGGCAAGGTGAGTGAAaactttacctttctttttcttcttttttccctcctcctgctTTCAAACTTTTCTCAGGGTATAttgaatatttctttctcttgaaaagaattttatagtgttcctcctttaaaaaaacaaaagacaagttTCGTAAGTCACCTGGTGAGTGCAGATAGAAACGTTTCAACTTCTTATATAtcagtggatttttttaattcttttagttgGAAGATATTTTGCCTGGATTACTGTATACTTTTACTCAatgctgtctttttaaaaatgaattaaaatattttttttgcttgtatatacatttttgaCTGAAGGGTTCAGTGGGTACATTTGTTTTagattttcaacttcttttttttagtgttgttcTATTTCATATGTTAGTTATGTGAATCAAGGAAGcacttattttcctctttaagtctaaattctgtaatttttatagACAAGACAAACAAATCCAGAATTCCTAAATTTCTATCTAGAAACTTTGGAAATGAAACATGTAAGTGGGTTAGCTGTATAAAAGCACAAACCTTAATTTTagtatctttttccttttatggcaaaaattatttcaatgatAATATGTGGTTTAATAATTTTtggtattaattttaatgattaagTTAAGTTGTTCAAACCCAGGCATAAGGAAATAAGTTTTTAATAATATCTacaattaaaagaggaaaaagaaattcatgtataacttttacactgatatgtatatatagatgtatatacatacatgtatagaCAAAGCATTATTAAATAGATGGTACTCCAGTGTTATATTAATTAGACATTAGAAACTTAAACTGTTTCTTTAGTTAGAAAAGATACTAAACATGGGTGCTACAACTCTGCTGTATGGATACTTCCAGCACTATAAAAGTATGGCATTCCACATACACTCAGCCCCACTATGTGCCTGGTAAGTGATAGGCAGCAGTTGAAAAGGATTCCAATTTTTATTCAAACACCTGCCaccaaaaaaaacctttttgactTAAAAAGTTATTATATTGCAGTTTAACTCCTTCTACcagataaaaattactttttccaAACTCTGCAGGAGCCTTCATAAACTACTGCTAGACACTCAGAATTACCTTGAGATATCTTTGGTTGGAAAAGCTGATGTGATTCTCCCCCTTTCAAGGTACAAAGATGGAAACCAGAAGTAAGTCCCAGCCCCTTGTGCTGCTAATGCTGGTCAGCATGCTCTTCTCACAAATGTTGGCGTGGCCTCTTTTTGGAGCACCCTCTTCTCTGAGGTAAGTATTCCTTCAATGCATGCAGTTGAACATTCCTTCTTCATCTATATGGGAATTTCCTATATGTTATTTTGGACAACTCAATTTTTTAggtaatgtattatttatttaaatcttttggtTGGTGTGTTAAGCAAGTTTTTTCAACATCAGGTCAATATGACTGTTCTGCACCTTGGAATCCACTCTCGGGGCATGAGAGACAGTGTCAATGACTAGTTTTAAGCTTAGGGTGGATCACCTTTCCaaacaagaaggaagaaggatttGACATTCTTTCAATTCAAAACTGGTTTTAGATAAGTAATAAGATTTTATCCTCTGTCATCTCAGTTCAGTTCAGTTtctgatggaaaaaaatagatgtttagTTGCCTGCTTCATTGAAGTTCCTTTTCAAGATCAATCAGTAAATAACCTTAAGGTTAGTATCTAATTAGTGAAACATATTGCTGTGAACAATCATGCTGGACAGACCTACCTATCTAGCCAGATTCAATTTGTCAATATTATAAATTGTGGAATAACTGATCTACCAGTTAGTGAATTTTAATGTATCTTGTTTCAACCATAAATCCTTAGTTTTACTGTTCTCTAtgttatatttcatatttcaaattcATAAATTATAACATAACTCTTATTTAAAGCTTTatctgaaataaatttatgttaaagaagtaaacactaaataaaaactacattagtttgattttttccttccactttatAGGCACCACTATATCTACAGGCAAAATCatcatttctttgctcattttcccatttcttattcttttttcaagGTAGAATTATACTCAATAGAGTGAATTATCTCTTAGCTATTAGTGTTTGTGAAAACTGCTTAAAGCCAGATCTTATATTGCTCTGATAACTAAATAGAATGATTCTATCTGAATTGTTATGTTACGTATCACAACAGACAATCACAAGAATGCTGAAGTTTGCATTGATTGCTAGGTTTCATGCAAAGAAGACTGCTTGTTACTTCCCCCAACTACTACATCACCAGAAGATACATAAGTCCCCAGGAGCTGACATACTCCTTGGAGGTTTACTCTAACAgtgaaaatatacacatttataattttaatagtgtGCAGGTGTTCAAAATGTgcatgcattaaaaaatatagtcaCAGTCCATGTATAGGCATGATTATTCTTAGTCATTCAGTAAAGCATTGTACATTCCTCACTAAAATTGTATTAATACATACTTCTAGAAATAAGAAGCCCTCACAAAATGTATTGAATTTGAGTTACTATTCAGAGATGGAGAGATTCTTTGTACTTGATTAATATAGAGAAATTTATTACACAAAGGTGAATCTCTGAAAAAGATCTTAGAGACCTAGAGAAGGAAAAGCAGTTAATATTCACCTAGTGagaaatatttgacaaatgaTGCTAAAcaccaataaatacatgaattgcTCCTAGTTTTCatattgaatatttgaaattttttgaagtttctatTTTGTACAAAATTTTTCCACCTGTGAATAACTTTGCAAAGTGAAAATATTCCTAATGAAGTATACTTTACTTAATGCACTAACACGATTGAACTAAGTAACTCTTATGCTTGTAAAAGTTGTATGGCATCTGTTTTATGGGATAATCAAAAATTTCACTATTTATACTCTAAACCACAGAAGTCAGTAAGTCTAACTATGCTATCCATATATTGTGAATGGGTAATACTGCTCAAGAATACTGAGTATCTTATTTCCAATGATTATAAAACCATAAGCACTATATTCTGTGAAAGGAATATATTACACTTCTACCATATTTTTCCCTAATAGGTTAGATGACAGAATACCACTTGAAGGCGCAAATGAACCTGAACAGGTTTCTTTAAAAGTAGACACTGACATCTTGCAAAATGCATTAGCTGAAAATGACACACCCTATTATGATGTGTCCAGGTGAGTTTGTGtttattgagttttattttagaaaatatgtttttgaaatatatatatatatttttgaaatataaatgctTTACATTTTGTGTCACCATGAAGCTATTTTTACAGCACACTACAGGTTTCCATGTGCTGTGGCTTCATGCAGCCTGATTTATTGCAGCTCTAGCAACTGTACATGATTTTCATATAGAGAAGTTGTAAAAAGCCAGGACCAATAAATCATTCACTTACACAGAACCCTTTGTCTAGAACAGCATTCAAGTATAGACAGAGTAGCTCTATACtgaagacaaaacataaaagttcCTGATTTGGATGGGAAAGATGACTGATAGTCCCCAAGGGCCTCTTTATCTTAAGagattgttttgtttccaaatgttttaaCAGAAGAAATAGCAAAAAGTATAATAAGGTTTTTGCTAAAAATCAAGATTGTTTCCTCTTGTATATATTTTAGTCAAGgtagaagaaacaaaacaccataaataaataaacagaaactaacttaaatatattattttttcccatcaatatttattgaagaagAATTAGTTTTATAGACTCTACCAGGAAGCATTACTTAATATTGAGATatacttctaaaaatttaatttctttaatttttaaaagtgtgagcTACAATTTGGAGTATATCTTAATATAAGTGACAAGAAAATACCTCATTAGGTTGTCAGGAAGCCTTCTTTTGGAAGTTTGCATGAGAAGCTTTCAAAGAAGCTGAGaagtttctttcttgtttaatgaggcaaaataatattttagaaaaacatttacaaaataatggctattcttcttctttattttaggaATGCCAGACATGCTGATGGAGTGTTCACCAGTGACTTTAGTAGACTCTTGGGTCAACTTTCTGCCAAAAAATACCTTGAATCCCTTATTGGAAAACGGGTTGGGTAAAGAGAATTTATTATCTTTATCAAACACCTTATAATTATTTAATCTGCAAGTTATTTTTTCACTGTTAGCAATTAATTTACTTTGCTCAAAATTGATAACTCTGATGATGTACAATTTGGTTGAAAAATAATCTatattatgtttaatgtttatttatttgttttgagagagagtgtgtgagcctgagtgggggagggacagagagaggagagagagaatcccaagctggctcagTGTTGTCggttcagagcccaatgcaggctcaatctcacaaaccatgacatcacgatctgagccaaaatcaagagttggaagcttaatgactgagccacccaggcacccccaaaattatattcttatataaaatatactatgcCCATGGATTAGGGAAATAGGTTTTTAGTGATACCCTACTCATTGGCTACAGACacacttatttttcttaagtggCAATCATTTATCAATCTGCAATCAAATTGAACTAGACACAGTAAAAAATAAGACACTGAagcaaattttaatgtttactatagtaattgtttttttaattcctgatCAAACCAAGCAtatgaagtttctttctttaaatggcCAATTGTTGAATATTTAGATGGCACTATTCAGGGTGGCAAAGCTTCTAAagaattaacttttaaagaaatattcctcCCAATGGCAGAACACAACATCAACTATCCCTCCatctttttatgttaattatttgCTCAGTTGATATACAATGTGTATGAAGGCTCCCAGTAAATGCCAAAATATGTTGGATTATTCCTTGCTCCCCTATCCTTGGGCTTAGATGTGTTTTTCTCTTAGTCTTTTTGTGATAGAAAAGAAGTTGGGcattagaattcttttttatctaattttatccAAATTATTCCAAGAAATTTGGAACTTTggcacatttattatctcttgttaaaatcctttgctttcctttcccctgCATTCTTTAGCAATAGCATCACAGAAGACCAGGGGCCAATCAAGCGCCACTCGGATGCAGTCTTCACCGACAACTATACCCGCCTTCGAAAACAAATGGCTGTAAAGAAGTACTTGAACTCCATTCTCAATGGGAAGAGGaggtaaagaaacagagaacttgCTAAAACGAGAAATTATAAATGAGTTCAAAAATAGAAGCTACATATGAAGACTTATTTCTCTATCTCACTCTCTATACTCTGTGAAACAGTAATTCTCAACCTTGGCTGACATTTGACTACcctggagaatttttaaaatactgatgtgTGGGCCTTACCCAAAACCAATTGTCAGATAATTAGTGCCTCTAGAGGTAGGAGGTATGGCTCTAGGCATtggtgctttgtttttgttttgttgttttttggtttgtttttgtttctaggaGCTACCCACTTGATTCTACTGTGTGTCCAGGGTTAAAAGCAATGACTGTAGAGACATCTACTCTAAATCTGGGAACTTTATCAGAAGTTTAAGCTTTTTAAACATGTAAAGTGCAGTCAATTAGCAGTTTGATACCATATGTGACTCCCTTCATATACATACTCAGTATCTTTATTTTACCAAATCAAACCACGGGTACTTTTGTATTCTAAGATTCTGTAAGACTTATGTCTCTCTAATGGAGTGCAAATATTGGATTATAATAAGTAGGAAGTGgggtgctctctctttttttttctaattagttttGTTTCAATGGTCAGTATTAAGGGCAATCTTGCTTGGGTAAGATCAGACAAGATGAATGCCTTTGCCCACCACTATTATAATTCTGTACAAATAATTTGAGATACCTTATGATTCAGGAAAAATTCATATGTAATAACGAACCTCAAAGATAATTGGCTAGCCCTCAGTGCACTTTCCAGAGCACAGAGAACAGCGTAAGTCACACATCATCATTTCTTTGGAAGCTTGCTCATCTAAGGCCTTTAACATATATGATGTTCTTTTTCTGATGTGCAGCAGTGAGGGAGAATCACCTGACTTTCCCGAAgagctagaaaaataatgaaaagcccTTGGAAGAAAGCTGTTGACAGCTTCCCAGTGGTGGGTATATTCTGTCCATTCTTGTTTTATTCTTATAGCAAACATCTAATTACTGGAATAGGGAAGAATCACTTAGTAAAAAACATCTCAGAGTTCTCACAATGAGACCTCATGGAAAAGGACACTTCTATCCAAAGTGGACCCCAGGCCAGTAAACACTTAAAATGATTCATGCAGTGCTctgatagaaaaaaagagagagctcaCAATGGGTAAACAGTTTGCCACCTGCATGGTACCCCTCGTTTACTCAGACTTATTCCTCTCCTTCTTGTTGAGATATCAAACAGAGGAATCTGACTCACATGAGAAAAACTGGCTTCCTTTTTGAGACTTGAGCCACACTG
The sequence above is a segment of the Prionailurus bengalensis isolate Pbe53 chromosome B2, Fcat_Pben_1.1_paternal_pri, whole genome shotgun sequence genome. Coding sequences within it:
- the LOC122490111 gene encoding VIP peptides, whose amino-acid sequence is METRSKSQPLVLLMLVSMLFSQMLAWPLFGAPSSLRLDDRIPLEGANEPEQVSLKVDTDILQNALAENDTPYYDVSRNARHADGVFTSDFSRLLGQLSAKKYLESLIGKRVGNSITEDQGPIKRHSDAVFTDNYTRLRKQMAVKKYLNSILNGKRSSEGESPDFPEELEK